The following proteins are encoded in a genomic region of Opitutaceae bacterium:
- a CDS encoding galactokinase, translated as MIITRSPLRVSLGGGGTDLPSYYSEHGGFLVAAAIDKYVYITQHRTFQEEIIIKYSKLERVKQVSEIEHPIVREALEVTGVTDPHLELTSMADIPGGTGLGSSGSFTTALLKALHASKKNLVSPSELAEQACDIEINKLGEPIGKQDQYIAAIGGITAFTFHKDGRVEYRPCKISEETLFNLEDNLLLFFTGYSRSASSILKDQNDRSKKNDSSMLDNLHFTKELGYKSLDCLETGDLEEFARLMDVHWQRKKARSSGMSNAHINDWYDYAMQNGALGGKLIGAGGGGFLMFYAGDKKKLRHAMREKGLQEVRFRFDFEGTKVVAQN; from the coding sequence ATGATCATCACACGCTCCCCCTTGCGCGTTTCACTAGGAGGCGGCGGCACGGACCTACCGTCCTACTATTCTGAGCACGGGGGCTTCCTCGTCGCTGCCGCGATAGACAAGTACGTCTACATTACGCAGCATCGCACCTTCCAGGAAGAGATCATCATCAAGTACTCGAAGCTCGAGCGCGTGAAGCAGGTGTCGGAGATAGAACACCCGATCGTCCGCGAAGCCCTTGAGGTGACCGGGGTAACCGATCCGCATCTTGAGCTGACGTCGATGGCGGACATCCCGGGTGGAACGGGCCTGGGCTCGTCGGGCAGCTTCACTACTGCCCTTCTCAAGGCGCTCCACGCGTCGAAGAAAAACCTCGTTTCGCCATCCGAACTTGCCGAGCAGGCCTGCGATATCGAGATCAACAAGCTTGGTGAACCCATTGGCAAACAGGACCAGTATATCGCCGCCATCGGGGGCATCACCGCCTTCACCTTCCACAAGGACGGACGCGTCGAGTACCGTCCCTGCAAGATTTCCGAGGAGACGCTCTTCAACCTGGAGGACAACCTCCTCCTCTTCTTCACCGGCTATTCGCGCAGCGCTTCGTCGATCCTCAAGGACCAGAACGATCGCTCCAAAAAGAATGACAGCTCAATGCTGGACAACCTGCACTTCACCAAGGAGCTCGGATACAAGTCCCTCGACTGCCTCGAAACCGGCGACCTCGAGGAATTCGCCCGGCTGATGGACGTACACTGGCAGCGCAAGAAAGCCCGGAGTTCCGGCATGAGCAACGCACACATCAACGACTGGTACGACTACGCGATGCAGAACGGCGCCCTCGGCGGGAAGCTGATAGGCGCGGGCGGTGGCGGCTTCCTGATGTTCTACGCCGGCGACAAGAAGAAGCTTCGTCATGCGATGCGCGAGAAGGGCCTTCAGGAAGTGCGCTTCCGTTTCGATTTCGAAGGCACCAAAGTGGTCGCCCAGAACTGA
- a CDS encoding Gfo/Idh/MocA family oxidoreductase translates to MSVPDPQRLRFAIIGCGLIGRKRMLAMRNLANVAYTCDLDSARAADLARLAPGCQATTDYRQALADPTLDAVVVATLNAALAPIAHEAVKAGKHVLVEKPGALNSSQLRTVSAAAEKTGSQVRVGYNHRFHPALQQARKWIDEGVLGPLMFLRARYGHGGRKGYDREWRADPKLSGGGELIDQGVHLIDLAGWFLGDFPTVEGHATTSFWDMKVDDNAFLSLRTASKQTAWLHVSCTEWKNLFSLEIYGRDAKIAIDGLGGSYGVERISLYKMLPEMGPPDTSIFEYPRGDDSWTAETRAFIEDIQWGRTPRPGLLESIRTLEIVEKIYRESSYPVSDSCL, encoded by the coding sequence ATGTCGGTCCCGGATCCCCAACGCCTCCGCTTCGCAATCATCGGTTGTGGCCTGATTGGCCGAAAGCGAATGCTGGCCATGCGCAATCTGGCGAATGTGGCGTACACCTGCGACCTCGACTCCGCTCGGGCGGCCGATCTCGCCAGGTTGGCTCCCGGCTGCCAGGCCACGACAGACTACCGGCAGGCCCTCGCCGACCCCACTCTCGATGCCGTGGTGGTGGCGACCCTCAATGCGGCGCTCGCACCCATCGCCCACGAGGCGGTAAAGGCGGGCAAACATGTGCTGGTCGAGAAGCCCGGCGCTTTGAATTCCAGCCAGTTGAGGACCGTTTCCGCTGCCGCCGAGAAAACCGGCTCGCAAGTCCGCGTCGGCTATAATCACCGCTTCCATCCCGCGCTTCAACAGGCACGCAAGTGGATCGATGAAGGAGTTCTTGGTCCCCTGATGTTCCTGCGCGCGCGCTACGGGCACGGTGGCCGCAAGGGCTATGACCGGGAATGGCGGGCCGATCCGAAGTTGTCCGGAGGCGGCGAATTGATCGACCAAGGCGTGCATTTGATCGACCTCGCGGGTTGGTTCCTCGGCGACTTCCCGACCGTGGAGGGGCATGCCACCACCTCCTTCTGGGACATGAAGGTGGACGACAATGCCTTTCTCAGCCTCCGAACCGCCTCCAAGCAAACCGCATGGCTGCACGTGAGCTGCACGGAGTGGAAGAACCTGTTTTCCCTGGAGATCTATGGCAGGGACGCAAAGATTGCAATCGACGGCCTGGGAGGAAGCTACGGTGTGGAGCGGATCTCACTCTACAAGATGCTCCCCGAAATGGGCCCGCCGGACACCTCGATTTTCGAGTATCCCCGCGGCGACGACTCCTGGACAGCTGAGACGCGCGCCTTCATTGAGGACATCCAGTGGGGCCGCACCCCGCGCCCAGGGTTGCTGGAGAGCATTCGTACTTTGGAAATCGTCGAAAAAATCTACCGGGAGAGTAGCTACCCGGTGAGCGACTCGTGTCTTTAA
- a CDS encoding GtrA family protein, with the protein MPDNAFQILRFVLVGGTVTCVFMALNHLLHRRLGRNGAFLIAYPPSVALHYALNKLWTFQDHRPTTGEQVWHYLLLTAVAFVIQWTMYQLLTRFTRMPAWMASGAATVAQMALAFLAMRAWVFATGG; encoded by the coding sequence ATGCCCGACAACGCCTTCCAGATCCTTCGCTTCGTCCTCGTCGGCGGGACTGTCACCTGCGTGTTCATGGCGTTGAACCACCTGCTGCATCGGAGACTCGGGAGGAATGGCGCGTTTCTCATCGCATATCCCCCGTCCGTCGCGCTGCATTACGCGCTCAACAAACTCTGGACGTTCCAGGATCACCGCCCTACGACAGGGGAACAGGTGTGGCATTACCTCCTTTTGACCGCGGTGGCATTTGTGATCCAGTGGACAATGTATCAATTATTGACGCGCTTCACCCGGATGCCCGCCTGGATGGCAAGTGGCGCAGCGACGGTGGCGCAGATGGCGCTGGCATTTCTTGCCATGCGTGCGTGGGTATTTGCCACCGGGGGATGA